The following are from one region of the Acidobacteriota bacterium genome:
- a CDS encoding (2Fe-2S)-binding protein has translation MATHDVRINVNGEAQEAAVESRLLLVHWLRDVLRLTGTHIGCDTTHCGACTVLLDGEPVKSCTVLAVQADGRDVQTVEGLEQDGALHPLQEGFQQEHGLQCGFCTPGMLMTGRALLERNTDPSEADIREAISGNLCRCTGYVNIVKSIEHAAAKLRESA, from the coding sequence ATGGCGACACACGACGTTCGGATCAACGTGAACGGGGAGGCGCAGGAAGCCGCGGTCGAGTCGCGACTCCTGCTCGTGCACTGGCTCCGCGACGTGCTGCGCCTGACCGGGACCCATATCGGTTGCGACACGACGCACTGCGGCGCGTGCACCGTCCTGCTCGACGGCGAGCCCGTCAAGTCGTGCACCGTGCTGGCCGTGCAGGCGGACGGCCGCGACGTGCAGACGGTGGAGGGACTGGAGCAGGACGGCGCGCTGCATCCGCTCCAGGAAGGGTTCCAGCAGGAGCACGGGCTGCAGTGCGGCTTCTGCACGCCGGGCATGCTGATGACCGGGCGCGCCCTGCTCGAGCGGAACACCGATCCGAGCGAAGCGGATATCCGGGAGGCGATCTCGGGCAACCTGTGCCGCTGCACCGGCTACGTGAACATCGTCAAGTCCATCGAGCACGCGGCCGCGAAGCTGCGTGAATCTGCGTAG
- a CDS encoding xanthine dehydrogenase family protein subunit M has protein sequence MIPSAFDYHAPDTLDEAVALLARLGDEAKVLSGGQSLLPLLKLRLGDAGHLVDIGRIPGLTGITEEDGYLRIGGATREADLERSDLIREKYPILLDTAVVIADPLVRNRATVGGNLAHGDPANDHPATMLALEAEVVARGPGGERTMPVTSFFTGLFATALAPAEILTEIRIPVPPARSGGAYIKLERKVGDYATAATAAQVTLGAQGEIARIGIGLTNAGPTPIKATAAEGYLRGRQPDAEAIAEAARLAAEATSPSADRRGSVEYKRDMARVLTSRAVARAVERAGGQ, from the coding sequence ATGATTCCGTCGGCATTCGACTACCACGCACCGGACACGCTCGACGAAGCGGTGGCGCTGCTCGCACGCCTCGGCGACGAAGCGAAGGTGCTGTCCGGCGGCCAGAGTCTCCTGCCGCTGCTCAAGCTCCGCCTTGGAGACGCCGGCCACCTGGTGGACATCGGGCGCATCCCGGGGCTCACGGGCATCACCGAGGAGGACGGGTACCTGCGCATCGGCGGCGCCACGCGCGAGGCCGATCTGGAACGCTCGGATCTGATTCGCGAGAAGTACCCGATCCTGCTCGACACCGCCGTCGTCATCGCCGACCCGCTGGTGCGCAACCGCGCCACGGTGGGCGGCAACCTGGCGCACGGCGACCCGGCGAACGACCACCCGGCGACGATGCTCGCGCTCGAAGCGGAGGTCGTGGCGCGCGGCCCCGGGGGCGAGCGCACCATGCCGGTCACGAGCTTCTTCACGGGGCTGTTCGCCACCGCGCTCGCGCCCGCGGAGATCCTCACCGAGATCAGGATTCCCGTGCCTCCGGCCCGCAGCGGCGGCGCCTACATCAAGCTCGAGCGCAAGGTGGGCGACTACGCCACCGCCGCCACGGCGGCGCAGGTCACGCTCGGCGCGCAGGGTGAGATCGCGCGAATCGGGATCGGTCTGACCAACGCCGGACCGACGCCGATCAAGGCGACCGCGGCGGAAGGGTATCTCCGGGGGCGGCAGCCGGACGCCGAGGCCATCGCCGAGGCGGCGCGGCTGGCCGCGGAGGCCACCTCACCCAGCGCCGATCGGCGCGGGTCGGTGGAGTACAAGCGCGACATGGCGCGCGTGTTGACGAGTCGTGCGGTCGCCCGGGCGGTCGAGCGGGCGGGAGGACAGTAG
- a CDS encoding membrane oxidoreductase, whose product MAIPIEKQFVVNAGRREVWAFLTDPSRVAGCLPGAAITEQVDERTHAGTIAVKVGPVSARYKGTVRFERLDEGEGVAEIVAAGQDVRGKGGADMRMTSRVVEHGPAETEVTVSSTVNISGILAQFGRGLIQDVSDQMFRQFTEAMRAALESAGDEAGADGAAGDRPVPDAAAGDGPDAAPRPADSAGAPRPPAESTGARAPAGAGGDAPDDDAIDAVSLGAQVGGRALGRLVRRPGFWLAVVVVAAILWLIVD is encoded by the coding sequence ATGGCCATTCCCATAGAGAAGCAGTTCGTCGTCAACGCCGGCCGGCGGGAGGTGTGGGCGTTTCTCACCGATCCGTCCAGGGTGGCCGGCTGCCTGCCCGGCGCCGCGATCACGGAACAGGTCGACGAGCGGACCCACGCCGGCACGATCGCCGTCAAGGTGGGCCCGGTCTCGGCCCGCTACAAGGGCACGGTGCGCTTCGAGCGGCTGGACGAAGGCGAAGGCGTGGCGGAGATCGTCGCGGCCGGTCAGGACGTCCGCGGCAAGGGCGGCGCCGACATGCGCATGACGAGCCGGGTCGTCGAGCACGGCCCCGCCGAGACCGAGGTGACCGTGTCGTCGACGGTGAACATCAGCGGCATCCTGGCGCAGTTCGGCCGCGGGTTGATCCAGGACGTCAGCGACCAGATGTTCCGGCAGTTCACCGAGGCGATGCGGGCCGCGCTGGAGTCGGCGGGCGACGAAGCGGGAGCGGACGGCGCGGCCGGCGACCGGCCCGTTCCTGACGCCGCGGCCGGAGACGGCCCTGACGCGGCGCCCCGGCCCGCGGACTCCGCGGGAGCCCCGCGCCCACCTGCGGAGTCCACGGGTGCACGGGCTCCCGCCGGCGCCGGCGGCGATGCTCCCGACGACGACGCGATCGACGCCGTCTCTCTCGGGGCCCAGGTCGGCGGGCGGGCGCTCGGCCGACTGGTGCGCCGGCCCGGCTTCTGGCTGGCCGTCGTCGTCGTGGCCGCGATCCTGTGGCTGATTGTGGATTAA